From a single Larimichthys crocea isolate SSNF chromosome XIII, L_crocea_2.0, whole genome shotgun sequence genomic region:
- the runx1t1 gene encoding protein CBFA2T1 isoform X3 produces the protein MVGISASFQYRTGKRSTMPDSPADVKTQSRLTPPTMPPPPSTQGAPRNSSYTPTTLTNGSSHSPTALNGAPSPPNGYSNGPSSSSSSSLANQQLPPACGARQLSKLKRFLTTLQQFGNDISPEIGERVRTLVLGLVNSTLTIEEFHSKLQEATNFPLRPFVIPFLKANLPLLQRELLHCARLAKQNPAQYLAQHEQLLLDTSTTSPVDSSELLLDVNENGKRRTPDRTKENGFERDGALHPDVHPSKRPCTISPAQRFSPSNGLSYQPNGLPHPGPIPPQHYRLDDMAIAHHYRDTYRHPPSNHREIRERARPIGMHTGTRQEEVIDHRLTDREWAEEWKHLDHVRKLLNCIMDMVEKTRRSLTVLRRCQEADREELNYWIRRYSDAEELKKGTTSGQSRQQSPAAQENATPEIHREMLHRPVSGYVPEEIWKKAEEAVNEVKRQAMSELQKAVSEAERKAHEMISSERAKMERTVAEAKRQAAEDALSIINQQEDSSESCWNCGRKASETCSGCNTARYCGSFCQHKDWEKHHHVCGQTLQAQQQQQANQQQGNVPGSETPAPISSSACTPSSGTGSPAATPPAATPRSSTPSTPSSSALDGTPR, from the exons ATCGCACTGGGAAGCGCTCCACCATGCCCGACTCACCTGCGGACGTCAAGACACAGTCCAGGTTGACCCCCCCTACCATGCCGCCCCCACCCAGCACGCAAGGAGCACCTCGTAACAGCTCCTACACCCCCACCACAT TAACCAATGGGAGTAGCCACTCTCCCACAGCGCTCAACGGCGCTCCATCTCCTCCAAACGGCTACAGCAACGGTCCtagctcctcctcctcgtcctcgctgGCCAACCAGCAGCTGCCGCCGGCCTGCGGCGCCCGGCAGCTCAGCAAGCTCAAGCGCTTCCTCACGACTCTACAGCAGTTTGGCAATGACATCTCACCTGAAATTGGCGAGCGGGTCCGCACATTAGTGCTTGGACTAGTG aaTTCCACGCTAACCATCGAAGAATTTCACTCCAAGCTCCAAGAAGCCACCAACTTCCCTCTGCGACCTTTCGTCATACCATTTCTGAAG GCCAACCTGCCGCTCCTTCAGAGGGAGCTGCTGCACTGTGCCAGACTGGCCAAGCAGAACCCAGCTCAATACCTGGCCCAGCATGAGCAGCTGCTCCTGGACACCAGCACCACCTCTCCAGTGGACTCTTCCGAACTCCTGCTTGACGTCAATGAGAACGGAAAGAGAAGGACGCCAGACAG AACCAAAGAAAACGGCTTTGAGAGAGATGGTGCCCTGCACCCAGATGTTCACCCTAGCAAGCGTCCATGCACCATAAGCCCCGCCCAGCGCTTCAGCCCATCCAATGGGCTATCCTACCAACCCAACGGCCTGCCCCACCCAGGCCCGATCCCTCCGCAGCACTACAGGCTGGATGACATGGCCATCGCCCATCACTACCGTGACACCTACAGACACCCGCCCTCCAATCATCGGGAGATCAGGGAGAGAGCCAGGCCTATTG GTATGCATACAGGGACCAGGCAGGAGGAAGTGATTGAccacaggctgacagacagagagtgggCAGAGGAGTGGAAGCACCTTGACCATGTAAGAAaa CTGTTGAACTGTATCATGGACATGGTGGAGAAGACAAGGCGCTCACTGACAGTACTGCGGCGGTGCCAGGAGGCTGACCGTGAGGAGCTCAACTACTGGATCCGACGATACAGTGATGCCGAAGAGCTGAAGAAGGGCACCACTAGTGGGCAGTCAAGGCAGCAGAGCCCAGCAGCACAGGAAAATGCAACTCCAG AAATTCACAGGGAGATGCTGCACCGGCCTGTGTCTGGCTACGTCCCAGAAGAGATCTGGAAGAAAGCTG AAGAGGCGGTGAATGAGGTGAAGCGACAGGCCATGTCTGAGCTGCAGAAGGCCGTGTCAGAGGCCGAGCGTAAGGCTCACGAGATGATCAGTAGTGAGCGGGCCAAGATGGAGCGTACGGTAGCCGAGGCCAAGCGGCAGGCGGCAGAGGACGCTCTGTCCATAATCAACCAACAGGAGGACTCCAGCGAG agCTGCTGGAACTGTGGCCGCAAAGCCAGTGAGACGTGCAGCGGCTGCAACACGGCGCGCTACTGCGGCTCCTTCTGCCAGCATAAGGACTGGGAGAAGCACCATCATGTCTGTGGTCAGACCCTCCaagcccagcagcagcagcaggccaaCCAGCAGCAGGGAAATGTCCCAGGGTCAGAGACCCCTGCTCCCATTAGCTCCTCCGCCTGCACCCCG
- the runx1t1 gene encoding protein CBFA2T1 isoform X1: MVGISASFQYRTGKRSTMPDSPADVKTQSRLTPPTMPPPPSTQGAPRNSSYTPTTLTNGSSHSPTALNGAPSPPNGYSNGPSSSSSSSLANQQLPPACGARQLSKLKRFLTTLQQFGNDISPEIGERVRTLVLGLVNSTLTIEEFHSKLQEATNFPLRPFVIPFLKANLPLLQRELLHCARLAKQNPAQYLAQHEQLLLDTSTTSPVDSSELLLDVNENGKRRTPDRTKENGFERDGALHPDVHPSKRPCTISPAQRFSPSNGLSYQPNGLPHPGPIPPQHYRLDDMAIAHHYRDTYRHPPSNHREIRERARPIGMHTGTRQEEVIDHRLTDREWAEEWKHLDHVRKLLNCIMDMVEKTRRSLTVLRRCQEADREELNYWIRRYSDAEELKKGTTSGQSRQQSPAAQENATPEIHREMLHRPVSGYVPEEIWKKAGSGGLTSSVSTLFPEEAVNEVKRQAMSELQKAVSEAERKAHEMISSERAKMERTVAEAKRQAAEDALSIINQQEDSSESCWNCGRKASETCSGCNTARYCGSFCQHKDWEKHHHVCGQTLQAQQQQQANQQQGNVPGSETPAPISSSACTPSSGTGSPAATPPAATPRSSTPSTPSSSALDGTPR; the protein is encoded by the exons ATCGCACTGGGAAGCGCTCCACCATGCCCGACTCACCTGCGGACGTCAAGACACAGTCCAGGTTGACCCCCCCTACCATGCCGCCCCCACCCAGCACGCAAGGAGCACCTCGTAACAGCTCCTACACCCCCACCACAT TAACCAATGGGAGTAGCCACTCTCCCACAGCGCTCAACGGCGCTCCATCTCCTCCAAACGGCTACAGCAACGGTCCtagctcctcctcctcgtcctcgctgGCCAACCAGCAGCTGCCGCCGGCCTGCGGCGCCCGGCAGCTCAGCAAGCTCAAGCGCTTCCTCACGACTCTACAGCAGTTTGGCAATGACATCTCACCTGAAATTGGCGAGCGGGTCCGCACATTAGTGCTTGGACTAGTG aaTTCCACGCTAACCATCGAAGAATTTCACTCCAAGCTCCAAGAAGCCACCAACTTCCCTCTGCGACCTTTCGTCATACCATTTCTGAAG GCCAACCTGCCGCTCCTTCAGAGGGAGCTGCTGCACTGTGCCAGACTGGCCAAGCAGAACCCAGCTCAATACCTGGCCCAGCATGAGCAGCTGCTCCTGGACACCAGCACCACCTCTCCAGTGGACTCTTCCGAACTCCTGCTTGACGTCAATGAGAACGGAAAGAGAAGGACGCCAGACAG AACCAAAGAAAACGGCTTTGAGAGAGATGGTGCCCTGCACCCAGATGTTCACCCTAGCAAGCGTCCATGCACCATAAGCCCCGCCCAGCGCTTCAGCCCATCCAATGGGCTATCCTACCAACCCAACGGCCTGCCCCACCCAGGCCCGATCCCTCCGCAGCACTACAGGCTGGATGACATGGCCATCGCCCATCACTACCGTGACACCTACAGACACCCGCCCTCCAATCATCGGGAGATCAGGGAGAGAGCCAGGCCTATTG GTATGCATACAGGGACCAGGCAGGAGGAAGTGATTGAccacaggctgacagacagagagtgggCAGAGGAGTGGAAGCACCTTGACCATGTAAGAAaa CTGTTGAACTGTATCATGGACATGGTGGAGAAGACAAGGCGCTCACTGACAGTACTGCGGCGGTGCCAGGAGGCTGACCGTGAGGAGCTCAACTACTGGATCCGACGATACAGTGATGCCGAAGAGCTGAAGAAGGGCACCACTAGTGGGCAGTCAAGGCAGCAGAGCCCAGCAGCACAGGAAAATGCAACTCCAG AAATTCACAGGGAGATGCTGCACCGGCCTGTGTCTGGCTACGTCCCAGAAGAGATCTGGAAGAAAGCTG GTTCGGGAGGCTTGACTTCCTCTGTCTCCACACTCTTTCCAGAAGAGGCGGTGAATGAGGTGAAGCGACAGGCCATGTCTGAGCTGCAGAAGGCCGTGTCAGAGGCCGAGCGTAAGGCTCACGAGATGATCAGTAGTGAGCGGGCCAAGATGGAGCGTACGGTAGCCGAGGCCAAGCGGCAGGCGGCAGAGGACGCTCTGTCCATAATCAACCAACAGGAGGACTCCAGCGAG agCTGCTGGAACTGTGGCCGCAAAGCCAGTGAGACGTGCAGCGGCTGCAACACGGCGCGCTACTGCGGCTCCTTCTGCCAGCATAAGGACTGGGAGAAGCACCATCATGTCTGTGGTCAGACCCTCCaagcccagcagcagcagcaggccaaCCAGCAGCAGGGAAATGTCCCAGGGTCAGAGACCCCTGCTCCCATTAGCTCCTCCGCCTGCACCCCG
- the runx1t1 gene encoding protein CBFA2T1 isoform X4: MVGISASFQYRTGKRSTMPDSPADVKTQSRLTPPTMPPPPSTQGAPRNSSYTPTTLTNGSSHSPTALNGAPSPPNGYSNGPSSSSSSSLANQQLPPACGARQLSKLKRFLTTLQQFGNDISPEIGERVRTLVLGLVNSTLTIEEFHSKLQEATNFPLRPFVIPFLKANLPLLQRELLHCARLAKQNPAQYLAQHEQLLLDTSTTSPVDSSELLLDVNENGKRRTPDRTKENGFERDGALHPDVHPSKRPCTISPAQRFSPSNGLSYQPNGLPHPGPIPPQHYRLDDMAIAHHYRDTYRHPPSNHREIRERARPIGMHTGTRQEEVIDHRLTDREWAEEWKHLDHLLNCIMDMVEKTRRSLTVLRRCQEADREELNYWIRRYSDAEELKKGTTSGQSRQQSPAAQENATPEIHREMLHRPVSGYVPEEIWKKAEEAVNEVKRQAMSELQKAVSEAERKAHEMISSERAKMERTVAEAKRQAAEDALSIINQQEDSSESCWNCGRKASETCSGCNTARYCGSFCQHKDWEKHHHVCGQTLQAQQQQQANQQQGNVPGSETPAPISSSACTPSSGTGSPAATPPAATPRSSTPSTPSSSALDGTPR; this comes from the exons ATCGCACTGGGAAGCGCTCCACCATGCCCGACTCACCTGCGGACGTCAAGACACAGTCCAGGTTGACCCCCCCTACCATGCCGCCCCCACCCAGCACGCAAGGAGCACCTCGTAACAGCTCCTACACCCCCACCACAT TAACCAATGGGAGTAGCCACTCTCCCACAGCGCTCAACGGCGCTCCATCTCCTCCAAACGGCTACAGCAACGGTCCtagctcctcctcctcgtcctcgctgGCCAACCAGCAGCTGCCGCCGGCCTGCGGCGCCCGGCAGCTCAGCAAGCTCAAGCGCTTCCTCACGACTCTACAGCAGTTTGGCAATGACATCTCACCTGAAATTGGCGAGCGGGTCCGCACATTAGTGCTTGGACTAGTG aaTTCCACGCTAACCATCGAAGAATTTCACTCCAAGCTCCAAGAAGCCACCAACTTCCCTCTGCGACCTTTCGTCATACCATTTCTGAAG GCCAACCTGCCGCTCCTTCAGAGGGAGCTGCTGCACTGTGCCAGACTGGCCAAGCAGAACCCAGCTCAATACCTGGCCCAGCATGAGCAGCTGCTCCTGGACACCAGCACCACCTCTCCAGTGGACTCTTCCGAACTCCTGCTTGACGTCAATGAGAACGGAAAGAGAAGGACGCCAGACAG AACCAAAGAAAACGGCTTTGAGAGAGATGGTGCCCTGCACCCAGATGTTCACCCTAGCAAGCGTCCATGCACCATAAGCCCCGCCCAGCGCTTCAGCCCATCCAATGGGCTATCCTACCAACCCAACGGCCTGCCCCACCCAGGCCCGATCCCTCCGCAGCACTACAGGCTGGATGACATGGCCATCGCCCATCACTACCGTGACACCTACAGACACCCGCCCTCCAATCATCGGGAGATCAGGGAGAGAGCCAGGCCTATTG GTATGCATACAGGGACCAGGCAGGAGGAAGTGATTGAccacaggctgacagacagagagtgggCAGAGGAGTGGAAGCACCTTGACCAT CTGTTGAACTGTATCATGGACATGGTGGAGAAGACAAGGCGCTCACTGACAGTACTGCGGCGGTGCCAGGAGGCTGACCGTGAGGAGCTCAACTACTGGATCCGACGATACAGTGATGCCGAAGAGCTGAAGAAGGGCACCACTAGTGGGCAGTCAAGGCAGCAGAGCCCAGCAGCACAGGAAAATGCAACTCCAG AAATTCACAGGGAGATGCTGCACCGGCCTGTGTCTGGCTACGTCCCAGAAGAGATCTGGAAGAAAGCTG AAGAGGCGGTGAATGAGGTGAAGCGACAGGCCATGTCTGAGCTGCAGAAGGCCGTGTCAGAGGCCGAGCGTAAGGCTCACGAGATGATCAGTAGTGAGCGGGCCAAGATGGAGCGTACGGTAGCCGAGGCCAAGCGGCAGGCGGCAGAGGACGCTCTGTCCATAATCAACCAACAGGAGGACTCCAGCGAG agCTGCTGGAACTGTGGCCGCAAAGCCAGTGAGACGTGCAGCGGCTGCAACACGGCGCGCTACTGCGGCTCCTTCTGCCAGCATAAGGACTGGGAGAAGCACCATCATGTCTGTGGTCAGACCCTCCaagcccagcagcagcagcaggccaaCCAGCAGCAGGGAAATGTCCCAGGGTCAGAGACCCCTGCTCCCATTAGCTCCTCCGCCTGCACCCCG
- the runx1t1 gene encoding protein CBFA2T1 isoform X2, translating into MVGISASFQYRTGKRSTMPDSPADVKTQSRLTPPTMPPPPSTQGAPRNSSYTPTTLTNGSSHSPTALNGAPSPPNGYSNGPSSSSSSSLANQQLPPACGARQLSKLKRFLTTLQQFGNDISPEIGERVRTLVLGLVNSTLTIEEFHSKLQEATNFPLRPFVIPFLKANLPLLQRELLHCARLAKQNPAQYLAQHEQLLLDTSTTSPVDSSELLLDVNENGKRRTPDRTKENGFERDGALHPDVHPSKRPCTISPAQRFSPSNGLSYQPNGLPHPGPIPPQHYRLDDMAIAHHYRDTYRHPPSNHREIRERARPIGMHTGTRQEEVIDHRLTDREWAEEWKHLDHLLNCIMDMVEKTRRSLTVLRRCQEADREELNYWIRRYSDAEELKKGTTSGQSRQQSPAAQENATPEIHREMLHRPVSGYVPEEIWKKAGSGGLTSSVSTLFPEEAVNEVKRQAMSELQKAVSEAERKAHEMISSERAKMERTVAEAKRQAAEDALSIINQQEDSSESCWNCGRKASETCSGCNTARYCGSFCQHKDWEKHHHVCGQTLQAQQQQQANQQQGNVPGSETPAPISSSACTPSSGTGSPAATPPAATPRSSTPSTPSSSALDGTPR; encoded by the exons ATCGCACTGGGAAGCGCTCCACCATGCCCGACTCACCTGCGGACGTCAAGACACAGTCCAGGTTGACCCCCCCTACCATGCCGCCCCCACCCAGCACGCAAGGAGCACCTCGTAACAGCTCCTACACCCCCACCACAT TAACCAATGGGAGTAGCCACTCTCCCACAGCGCTCAACGGCGCTCCATCTCCTCCAAACGGCTACAGCAACGGTCCtagctcctcctcctcgtcctcgctgGCCAACCAGCAGCTGCCGCCGGCCTGCGGCGCCCGGCAGCTCAGCAAGCTCAAGCGCTTCCTCACGACTCTACAGCAGTTTGGCAATGACATCTCACCTGAAATTGGCGAGCGGGTCCGCACATTAGTGCTTGGACTAGTG aaTTCCACGCTAACCATCGAAGAATTTCACTCCAAGCTCCAAGAAGCCACCAACTTCCCTCTGCGACCTTTCGTCATACCATTTCTGAAG GCCAACCTGCCGCTCCTTCAGAGGGAGCTGCTGCACTGTGCCAGACTGGCCAAGCAGAACCCAGCTCAATACCTGGCCCAGCATGAGCAGCTGCTCCTGGACACCAGCACCACCTCTCCAGTGGACTCTTCCGAACTCCTGCTTGACGTCAATGAGAACGGAAAGAGAAGGACGCCAGACAG AACCAAAGAAAACGGCTTTGAGAGAGATGGTGCCCTGCACCCAGATGTTCACCCTAGCAAGCGTCCATGCACCATAAGCCCCGCCCAGCGCTTCAGCCCATCCAATGGGCTATCCTACCAACCCAACGGCCTGCCCCACCCAGGCCCGATCCCTCCGCAGCACTACAGGCTGGATGACATGGCCATCGCCCATCACTACCGTGACACCTACAGACACCCGCCCTCCAATCATCGGGAGATCAGGGAGAGAGCCAGGCCTATTG GTATGCATACAGGGACCAGGCAGGAGGAAGTGATTGAccacaggctgacagacagagagtgggCAGAGGAGTGGAAGCACCTTGACCAT CTGTTGAACTGTATCATGGACATGGTGGAGAAGACAAGGCGCTCACTGACAGTACTGCGGCGGTGCCAGGAGGCTGACCGTGAGGAGCTCAACTACTGGATCCGACGATACAGTGATGCCGAAGAGCTGAAGAAGGGCACCACTAGTGGGCAGTCAAGGCAGCAGAGCCCAGCAGCACAGGAAAATGCAACTCCAG AAATTCACAGGGAGATGCTGCACCGGCCTGTGTCTGGCTACGTCCCAGAAGAGATCTGGAAGAAAGCTG GTTCGGGAGGCTTGACTTCCTCTGTCTCCACACTCTTTCCAGAAGAGGCGGTGAATGAGGTGAAGCGACAGGCCATGTCTGAGCTGCAGAAGGCCGTGTCAGAGGCCGAGCGTAAGGCTCACGAGATGATCAGTAGTGAGCGGGCCAAGATGGAGCGTACGGTAGCCGAGGCCAAGCGGCAGGCGGCAGAGGACGCTCTGTCCATAATCAACCAACAGGAGGACTCCAGCGAG agCTGCTGGAACTGTGGCCGCAAAGCCAGTGAGACGTGCAGCGGCTGCAACACGGCGCGCTACTGCGGCTCCTTCTGCCAGCATAAGGACTGGGAGAAGCACCATCATGTCTGTGGTCAGACCCTCCaagcccagcagcagcagcaggccaaCCAGCAGCAGGGAAATGTCCCAGGGTCAGAGACCCCTGCTCCCATTAGCTCCTCCGCCTGCACCCCG